The window tacaagtggtttcgaaaaagtgtcaacaattaagttggtgagttcataagtgttttgcattgaaaagtatgtcctttttgatagtaaatcgatgaacgaggttttcagaaaatccaatattttctatagatgatttgaaaagtttcccgtgttggagtgcattagtgttttccatgcttgaataatagtgataacatttgtattagcaatgaaatggaaaactgaaatgcatgtatgaatctcgtaaatctaacttgtttttatacttttatgtgagttttataaccatgctaatgacattgttggcctgtaacaacgttcttcaggcgttggaactgttatgacatttgtcaccccaggcctgccggcctagctgtagctaacaacttaggtgtgggattgtcaatcccgtatagatctatacacaagtatcacgctccccctacaagggattatggtatataatacaggacttaataatgcatactcgaacgtacgtgaagctgtctcacattactaggtataaacagatttacgatgataaaagactgtacttcttttgaaagcatttcatttgtcgagatgtatatgtaaaatgtatgaatcacttgaatactatgctcattatagtttgtcaaaagtatgttcccatttggtaataacaacttggtgatataatatccctttaaaacataaagttatttttgtatcaacactctataagaacgatattataaaaataatactttgatttgtaatgtacttgtattccccccctaaaacgtgaaaagaattgaaaagtaggggtatgaactcactcgtttcgaagagagaggctagggttgagcagaacttcgtccgcggatggtcgcgtcgtcgggctcttcggggatctctgcagcgtaaatctttcgtcggggctcgagtgcggaaaccggggtgagggaatggtctctggtgcttggaagggtgtgagagtgactgaagaattgagaaaggtgtgcaaagactcgagctcatgccttctatttatagggctggaaaccctcgtacgcggcgcgtacttccggagtacgcggggcgttcttggttacgcggggcgtagaatggcgtcatggcttacgactcgggtctagctaaacgtagcttgggcgggccgatgggactcgactctgggtctagtacgcggggcgtactcccagagtacgcggggcgtaatccctgcttccgacttctaaattccgtaactttcgcgtacgatctccgtttttcgcgttctttatatccacgcgtaggtgagattatgctctacaattttcatttagactccgtcggctagttttgactttatttttaatgatatatttttaataggccgggcctcctaaagttcgttaaaaattcataggttccttattcgacgtcggttttcgtctgtctttttattgttttattactactgaggagatcttcaactttcgtttaggttgcgttagctaaataacactcgatcttcaatccgagtttttagccctctactactgttacgaaactttgaaaattcgtaacttcttcatacgaggtccaatttgggcgatctttttatgtacgttcacctttcaacgatgtctacgacttttgtttagatacttaaggcttaaaatgcattttattgagattctactttttacgtcaaataatgttttaacgtcgcgtcgtaaatatacgagtggttataatttcttcaatataacccggttttgagcgttctttatgtttttggaaaccttggcatgatatctaatattcgatgcatcccaacttagatacttgaacactttattttcgaggttaatttcgttgtacttagctttcgagcgttacaatgcttttggaaaaatatagggttgtcacaggcTTCAAGATTGGGCCAGTTTGTCTTGGACCTTGCTGGATTTTCTGAATAAATGAGTTTTGGGCCAGTTTTGGATATGGATCGTAGAATGAGGCCTAATTAAAGAGTTGGGCCCAATTGGGAAAATCGGGCCAATGATTGGCTTTTATATTTTGACTTTTAGATTATGGATATAGAATTGGGCGTTGGCCCAAATTCAAGAAAGAGCAAAATGGACTATTACCCTATGTGGGACCCTTGGTCAAGATTGATATTCCAATTGTTGACTTAGTATTCGTTATTTTGGATAGTTTGAGATTTTCAGTAAGTAAAAGGTCAGAGACTTTCAGTCTAGTTcaacactacttgtgaggtgagttgtcctcaatatactaacagggtcgaaggcaccaatgccgaccctttttggattgttatcctagttATTGCATGTTGATGTTATGTTAGGGACCTATTagttcggtatcctggtatataggataatgctatgttagtgacctgttaggtcggtatcctggtatataggataatgatatgttagtgaccggttaggtcggcatcctggtatataggatgatgttatgatgagtgatatgttagatcggtttgactgtttgtacatgctagctagtgtatgatatatgtatgttgattatatatgtgtggttgggttgaggtgggacctgctttgtgctgaaggccaacaaacctagggcggaccggatagactgcagacccATTAGGGCATACCAGTTAGGCCGAAGacccggagaacggtccagacaggctgaaggcccgagtGGGCAGACCAGACATGCTGAATgttctgagagtgggccagatagactacAGGCCCGGTGAGGGCAatccagtcatattgtagactctatatgcatgatgttttatttgttatgatatggttatggtttgtatggtgttggtattttgggggaagtcactaagctttatgcttacggtttcagtttattatttcaggtgcTTCATATGTTTTGGCAAGGAGAatgtgtgaccgtacacatcctcgtgcTTTGGACTTATGATTTCTTGGAAACTCTGATAATATGAATGTTTTATGATTCCGGTTTTAAATAAATGTCTTGGAAACaacggttttgtaaacacttctattgATAAAGGATTGTTTTGGAAAGTTTAGATTTTaatgaaattttatggatgttacatcagATTTGGGTTCGTGTGTTCGTGGGTTGGATCGCAACAAATTAACTGTTTACTACATTGTGCGTTCGTCATTCACATCCAGGCGTCGACGTCGTTCATTCATGTTGTCGTTCTTCATGAGTTCGTTCTGTCGTTCATCACAGAGGGGAGAGCGAGAGAGGGGTTATTCAATTTTTTTGTAAGATACAGAGATTATTTAGGGAAAACACTAAACGTTAAAAGGTCATTGGTATCGGGTATTCTATCCAAGTATAAAGTATAAAGTTTATAGTGTATAatacttaatacatttaaaaaatattttttttattaaatctctaaacgggttggtgggtcaactcgtatattttttgagaaacccatatatgacatgtttaataaacgggttgacgggttgaaaaactcaacctaaACTCGTTTATTTCGTGTCACGGATCGCGTCAAGAATTTTCAGACCTATCTTCTAGAGGGTCATGAAAATGGTTTATAGTGCATGATCATATCATTACTAGGTTCTTGGTTTAAATGTATAGGATACCATTGAATCAGTCTCTTCTTGTCTATTCTTATTAAACATGTGTTTAAATTCAGTGACACCCATATGAGATCATATgtctgaatgaaaaaaaaaaaaaaaaaaactttccgaTCCAAAAGGGGTTTTTGGAAATTAATGGGTTATTTGCAAGTAAGCAAGTTTCCCACTGAACCACATTATTGGGGAAGAACATAAAGTGTCTTCATGAGAATATTATTCTTAGTAAGCCTTCAAAGTCATTAGTGAAGGATAACGGATGGGCAAATCTGACACACATGTCGAGGATGTGAGACGTGAGGTTCGCGAAATGGTGCTATTTAGGCACAAAAAAACATATCAGATCATATCGGGTTGGACTGACCTAGTTGGCatgttgactagtgttgactttgTGGAAACTTCTAGAAGCCTCCAGAAACGCTTTTCTGTGAGAGCAAGCTACCGCATATATGGATATACTTTGTTTTCCACGTGGCGAGATGTGAAAGGTCTGTCGTCGTCAAAATTTTGGATTGTTTGGAGTTTCTTAGGGATTCCGCGACTTTAAATACAACTCTCGTAAGAGTTATATACCTCACCCCCAATATAGAGATCTACTCTCTTCTCTCAATGATTTCAGCAATTCCACATTTCTGagtatttgttttgtgtttatcAGTTCTTCCATAGATGTTGGAAAGAGCGATAATATGTATTAAATCCTAAGGTTTTACTCTGAAACATACATCTCTAGAGCGACGTAGAAACCTTTAAGGATAGGAGTCATTATGTGCAATTTCAACTATTATACTAGAGACTAGCGATAAGAAAAAATCAAGGATGGTTTTGATTTTTGTCTCACATTTTTAATTTGCCTGACAACGAGATaatctttttatatatttttacaatCAGATTTAATCGCAAacgattaaattaatttttagatGAAAATAACTGAACTTATTGTTTGCGACTAATCCACATATAATTCACAATATTATTTGTCAATTGCTTTGGATTTCACTAACTCAATTTGAAGTAAGCATGCAATACAAGTTACCAAATTGTTTGTGTACCAAGTCGGAAATACAACAAGATGAAGGTGGTGCTAAAAGGTAGTAAGAGAGTAGAGTTCACCATAGGTGTTTCATGGGTTTCTGGTTACGGTGGTTGCCAGCTAGAGCAACCGAAGGGGAGGGTTGATTGAACAGCGAACTAAACaacaataaaaataataacatgttacatattagtatcctaaaatatctTTCAATTTCATTAAATAAGCATTAAATGTTACATATGTCACCATTTAATTGGTTAAAATGATTTATAAAAACTAAAAGTaagaagatatttaatttcttaaaagtaagaagatatttaatttcttaaaagtaagaagatatttaatttctgaTTCTCCAAAGTGTATAGTGTGGTTTCTATAAATTTTTGCACAAAGTTAAAAAAGTAAGGATCAAATAATATTTGTAGTTGTACAAGATTCTTTTGACTTATTGTTTAGTAGGGTAACATATCCACACGTGTTTGGCCATCATAAAATCTTGAAAAATTAAGGAAAACAACCAAAAACTTGATTGGTCAATTTATCAACAGTACTTAATAATTTAGTGGTGTACGTCTATGATAAATATAAAACCCTTCAATCCCCTCTATACTAGATCTTTAGATTCCGTAAACAATCCATCGCAATTCGCACCACAAAGATTATCATGGATTTACTTCTACTATTCATAACCTTAATAGCTAGTATGTTTTCTTTTCTGCTCTTTGCTCGTCTTGCATGGATTCGAACTGGAGTTCACAGGAGCAGAAATGCAACAGGAAAGACAGTACCAGAAGCATCAGGCTCATTGCCAATAATTGGTCACCTGTATCTTTTATCTGGTAATTCTCAAGTTCCTCACAAACTGTTGGGCTCTATGGCAGACAAGTTTGGACCAATATTCAGCATCAAACTTGGGGTTAATCGAGTCCTGGTTGTGAGCAATGCAGAGATGGCTAAAGAGTGCTTAGCAACAAACGACAGAGTCTTTGCAAGCCGACCAAAATCCATGGCAAGTGAGCTGATGGGCCACAACTATGCTAATTTCGCCCTTTCACCACATGTATCATACTGGCGTGAGATGCGGAAGATAATTGTTCTTGAATTGGGGTCTCAACGTCGCGTTCAAATGCTAGAACATATCCGAACCTCTGAAGTGAAGGCATCCATAATAGACATATACAAAAATTGGATGAGAAATAATAAAGGGTCTTCTGAAACGGTAAAGGTTGACATGAAGCACTGGTTTGGGAACTTAAGTCTAAACATGACTTTGAGGGCGGCATTTGGGAATTGCTTGTCACTTGGTGAACAAAAAGAAGATGAACTTAAGAATACTATCAGAAGCATTTTACAACTATTCGGTGCATTTGTGCCATCTGATGCCATTCCAGCCTTGAGATGGCTAGATTTAGGAGGCTATGAAAAGCGGATGAAGCAGACAGCAAAAGCATTTGATGTTGTAATTGATGGATGGTTAGAAGAGCACAGAAAGAAGATGAGTTGTACGCAACAGGAAGATGAGGAGGAACACCAAGTTCTAATGGCTGCATTGTTGTCCCGAATTAAAGAAGAATTCAAAGAGAATGTTTATGGCTTCAGCACTGATGCGATTGTGAAAGCTACATGCTTGGTATTACTTTGTAATTAATCCCTATGTTCTTAGTCCCTGTTGTTGTGCGTCATTCATAAACAGTTGAGAATTAACTTAATTTGTGATTTTTTAAGGCAATTTTTGTTGCTGCCACTGATACTACAACAGCGACTTTAACATGGGGTTTAGCTTTACTGGTCAGCAACCCTGTTGTGTTAAAGAAAGCCCAAGAAGAGATCGAGAAGCATGTAGGACGAGATAGAATGGTTGAAGAGTCGGATTTGAAGAACTTGGTCTATCTTCAAGCCATTATCAAAGAAACAATGCGACTTTACCCAGCTGTGCCACTTTCTGTTCCTCATGAGTCTACACAAGACTGCATCGTAGGTGGTTACACTGTCGATAAAGGGACTCGCCTTTTGGTAAATATTTGGAGGATTCAACATGATCCTGAAATATGGGAAGATCCATTTGAATTCCAACCCGAGAGATTCTTGACAAGCAAAAAGGAAATTGATGTGAAGGGTCAACATTTTGAGTTGATTCCATTTGGAAGTGGTAGAAGAATATGCTTGGGAATCTCTTTTGCTCTAAAAGCTATGCAGATGATATTAGCAAACGTAATACATGCATATAATTTCCACAATCCATTGTCTGAGAAGATCGACATGACTGAAAGCTTTGGATTGACAAATCACAAAGCCACTCCCCTTGAGCTCTTTGTTGCGCCGCGCTTTTTGACAGATTTTTACCGTGTGTCACCTTAGTCCTCCAACCCTGATTGGCTGCCCTTAGTAACTTAGTTTGCAAGTTGTAAGCCTCCGACAGACTTCTGTTCACTATGTTATGCTATGCGTTAAGTTAGATCCTTATCGTGATATGGTTGGCCTTTAGCCTTGTTATTATTTAACTATCAACATAATAAACAGGATGGATATGGCATGTAAAACGATCATTATGATCATGTATCatgtatgttttataaaatttaaatatcAAGCCTACTTGTCTATAATAGCGATAGAGATTTCAATTTTTTACTGATAGGATTTTGTAGACTATATAGGAAAAATTGGCTTAGCCATCCATAATGCATTCAACTTCATAAAGTTTAATAAATTGTCGTATCATCTTTCTACAATGGATAAATAGCACAAAAGACACTaaagtgttgtttgtttttccagaggcaaaatgtctgcagtctgcagaCCATAACTACAGACCTCTGCATTCACTACAAGGATCGTACACTATGCAGACGACAACTTTAAACCCTGTCCAGACGACTTGTCGTCGCTAAAGCCTCTACCGACGACATGTGGTCTGTACAAAGTCGTCGGTATAGCTCCGTCGCTAAAAGTCGAAAATGTCGTCGGTAAAGGTGTCGTCGGTATAGCATGGACCAAACCTCTGTAGTCAGAAAGAaaaagattgtttgttttttaacatttgCAGACTATtataataaactaaaatctaattaaaccaattttctttttttaatttaaaagagttTTTCAATAACTTTATTACTTTATTATAGATAATTAACAACTGTAGATcgacttttatgtattattgtataaaatacGAAAATAAATAGTacgaattaacgtatatatttgataaaaaccaacaaattTTAGTCGCAAAGATATACATAAACATTGTAATTAAGGATAAAAGAATTTAACACGTAAAATAGATggaaataaactttgattttaaatgaaaatttcaaagttttcaatttaccttttcaattaaatcaattaaaaactaTCTATAAATATTTATCCAAAAAATGATTGATATtgcattaaataatgttttatgaaatttgacacaaaaaatataaaacgatattacagttttttttttttttttttttttttttttttttttttttttttggttttttcggGATCTATATAAACAGCTCTAATGACCATTATtgtaattaaatttgtatttgtaAATTTGTCATAAAAGTCATGATTGTGTCATCGAACATTTTTTCCTTAAGTATTGCAACTTCTTCTTTCAAACTGTTTATCATAGATAAAGTTAAAATAAatctaagttaaaaaaaaaaaaaaaaaaaaaaaaaaaactaagatatatttgttttttaggctagaagatgtttgAAGAGGACGCGCAGACTTTCTAGATCAGCAatcttcagaaaaaaaaaaacagtctGCGAAGCCTAATGTTTGCGTGTGGTCTGCACGACGCAAACAGAAAATGCCAAGaagatctgcagacaaaaaacaaacaacacctaaatttACACCAAAATTAtaatttgacactgtgttttttttgtctcaaatttGATATTGGGTTTTCCAATtttttacaattctgaccacttgaccggtcaaCCCGGTTACCTGTTGACGTGGTCTGATGCCATGTCAGTTTTGATGATGTGGCATGCTGACATGACATGTTGACGTGTCGAAATAGAAATTTTTTTCCCACAAAAGACactaagtttttatttttttttcaattttaacactaattaattttttttcaattttgtcactctatttttttgtttcaaatcgaacatcatttttttcaactttgttcaatgttgaccattttccattccaaaccgtataaatatatgtaacaccgtaaaaattaaaacaatttttcgcattttcaaacacattttttttacaaactcattcattcataaaatgtcatagtatcatgtctttgtttcacaaaatatctcacaagatcaaaatacataaaatcccatgtgtgtgtacgaatcaagtcggcgccttcccgcggtcatcactggtacctgaaacacataacacgtaacactgtaagcataagtttagtgagttccccaaaataccactctaacacataatagccactcgaggctgtaactctgtcgaccctctggtcaatgtgtctcggtggggccctccagccccaactctctgtgggccctctggccctaactctagggacccaaaagtcctaactctgtaactctaaatcatgcatatcacatatcgcAAATACACTAGCATATAACTTtatagtactctgtcacataactctgttaccacaccgggtaaagtataatgagaagactcacctctggtatctcggtaaatctatgactcggtaaacgctggcctagcctccgcctaatcatatgaaataaatactctatttaatataactctcaaaggctagactatgtcctcttatgacactctcagaagggtaaaagaccattttacccctctcataactcaaaaggccccacaatagaccataacctaaaagtcaaccaaaagtcaacttttcgggttacgttgcgcgtaccagatgtgtatgctgagcgtacccggctgcatctcagaatcggggaacgccacccagtacgcggcacgtactgggattacgcccggcgtactccccaacttcagccccttagctcttgaggtcttaaacagttaagaccgaCGTCTaatttctagatctgaccacatctaagcctcttaatccataaagttgatgactttaagcctttgcatggctgaacaagccacCAACTCCCATAATGCTCCATCCTTTAACTCTAGAAGACTTATTACAcaagcatgacctcaaactaacatccaagatggaaactttatggttctaaatcactaataccactgaaaagggacagatctcggaccatggagaactttacactcataaagtctccacctttgggtttttagccctagaaatggcacatgcaacaacaaccaaaataagaggaaagttttgaactttatacctctaagtgtagcccttttctctataaatctcagatccaaaatggcaactcaagctttagcttccaagagctcatttccttcttcttcactaagtcaccaaagcacaattagctccaacaacactctcacacactaaggacgatgggaggctctctcttagggtttcactcactgatatggaggctgagaaatgagccttagcaccctttaaatagtgcacaagacggattagggtttttgcacctgggccgggtacgcccggcgtaactctgggtacgcccaacgtaccttggcgactccgcgtccaaattaagcgcatgagtacgcgcagtgtacccctctggtacgcccaacatactcacttGCTATAttccctccactcaaggactaatcatgaccaattgacaaagaataagggtgaaagaaatgcacctgaatctcggggtgttgcaatatatttttttattacattttaaaccatataaatacatttttttgtttaaaaaccacatttttatataaatacaaggtTTTTTTGACATTCAAAGCATAATGTTATGCATAAATGTGCATTAGTCATATCATGAGAACCAAACTAACCATAACCTTCgaataagatgtaaaaatttcACGGGTTGCAAACCTGACCTCTGGCCTTGATCGACTACACACCTCTAAACCTCTAAACTCATTTTGAAGTTGTGTATTTAACATAAAAACGGTTTTTATATAACTagtacatatttatacataaagttatggtttgaatgtaaaaaaaaaaaaaaagcataaaaaGTGTAACATCCTGAGATTTTGCAGATATTCCGAATCCTCTCTGTTTATTTTGTCATTTATAGTCCCTGGGGTTGGAAGAGTGAGGCCATTAGAAGAATGAGGGCTAAAGTTGTAACTTTGGGATCAAGAGAGTACACTAAGTGTACATaaggtacgttgagcgtactaggtgtgccctagtacgttgggcgtacacttgtgtacgctgagcgtactcacGTCAGGTGGAAAccataatatttagggtttgagtgctatataaacatccttatgaGCTCAAAACCCTCCATCACCTTAGCCTCCATAGATTTGAGTCAtttccccaaaccctaacctATTTCTTGAGTGTATGAGATAAAAGATTGTGCTTTGAGTAGTTGGAGAAGAAGGTGTTGTATCAAGGAGTTGGAGAAGGAGGAAAAGCTTGTAGATTTTAGTTTCTTTGTGCTCTAGAAGCTCCGGAAGGTAAAAAGCTCCAACCTTTATGTGTGTATGATGTAGATCTAGCCTTAGTAGCTTTATGAAACCTttttttgtcccaaaagtcccaagttGGTGCATGTTATGGTTTGAACAtaataagttgtcctttcagaccctagaaacggtcctaagtgataaaaatgatgtccCAATGGCTTAAAatgaaggtcttaatgggttaagaccatgtattaagaaCTTTCTAGATGTCCAAAGTCTTAAAGCTCGAGACTTTATGGTTCAAAGacacatttggtcgatggatctggaatttgggcttaagtgcttaagtcattaagcacttattagagtTTTGGTAAAACTCGCATACGTCCCGCGTAATttttgtacgcccaacatactgagTCAACCACCCCGATAGTGGTCAATGCAAAACagaagtacgcctagcgtacccaaggttctaaaaggcgtgaggcgtggcgtggcggcaaggccaagcctcaagcttaacgagttatggcaagccatggcgtttttcaaggcgtgatgtaaggcggcgattttgtattaattataattatattaccgcataaatataaatttatatcaaatatacctagtttttagaagtgttatgtCAACAACTAATAACcaaaagttaataaaaaaacacaatacttgtatgtccgattagaaaaggtacaaaaaagagcaaaaaaacgtgtctcaaacgaaaaaacatgcGCCATAACACTCCATAACGTGCCATggcacgccatatcacgccttgtcgCGCGCCATGCCTAATAGCAACGTTATGAAACTTTTCGTAACGACGACGccgcgcctcacgccatggcgcgccttggcgcccgccatggcgcgccttttagaacactgagcGTACCAGAGGAGTATGCCATGTGTACGCCCTCTGTTGGGCTTTTGACGAATTGGGCTTCAGGATTGGGCCGCCTTTGGACTAGTTGGACTTGGGCCTTGCTGGACGTTCTGAATAATTGGGTTTTGGGCCAGTTTTGATAATGGATCCTAGAATAAGGCCCAAttagggagttgggcccaattgggAAAATTGGGCTATTAATGGGCTTTTGATATATGGACTTTTAAGATCATGGATTTGgctttgggccttggcccaaattagagAAAAGGAAATAGTGGACAATTACTCTATGCGAGACCCTTGGGCAATATTGAGATCCCAATTATTGACTTAGTATTCGTTATTTTGGATACTTCGAGATTTTCGGTGACACAGCGGTCGGAGACTTTCAGTCCAGTTCTGcattacttgtgaggtgagttctccttattatatcaacagggtctaaggcaccaatgtcggcccttttcggatttgtatccgggtttattgcatgtTATGCTTTATGATTTGTATCCTAGGGATAAGATGGTTGccatgttagtgatatgttagatcggtatcctggttataggattatgccatgttagtgatatgttagatctgtatcttgggtataggatggttgctttgttaatgatcggttagatcggtatcctggttataggatggtttccatgttagtgatctgttagatttgtacatgctagctagcatatgatatttatatGCACGTGTTTGTTGGTTTGGAggattgggttgaggcaggtactgctttgtgttgtaggccaagatacccagggcggaccagatAGACTGCAGACCCGGTTAGGGTATaatagtcaggctgaaggcccggtgagcggtccagataggctataggccctgaaaggcggtccagacctgctgaaggcttagagagcggtccagataggctaaaggcatgcgaggtggtccagtcaggctgaaggctcactatgcatgttgttgtttatatgatatggttatatatgtatggcgttggtattttgggggtaattcactaagccttcgagcttacatttatcaattattgtttcaagtacctctgatgatcgcgggaaggtgaaggcgtcATCGTATACCTCCTTATGTTTCATGATTtgattatgggatactctgaactatttttaaaaaaagtttgtcataattattggttttgaaatgtttttaaaagtttaaatttggcatgatttttatgaacgttacaaaaaacaacaaaacaagaaaaaaactttgtatttatataaaaatatggtttttaaatgaaaaaaatatatttataca of the Lactuca sativa cultivar Salinas chromosome 6, Lsat_Salinas_v11, whole genome shotgun sequence genome contains:
- the LOC111914103 gene encoding cytochrome P450 CYP82D47, coding for MDLLLLFITLIASMFSFLLFARLAWIRTGVHRSRNATGKTVPEASGSLPIIGHLYLLSGNSQVPHKLLGSMADKFGPIFSIKLGVNRVLVVSNAEMAKECLATNDRVFASRPKSMASELMGHNYANFALSPHVSYWREMRKIIVLELGSQRRVQMLEHIRTSEVKASIIDIYKNWMRNNKGSSETVKVDMKHWFGNLSLNMTLRAAFGNCLSLGEQKEDELKNTIRSILQLFGAFVPSDAIPALRWLDLGGYEKRMKQTAKAFDVVIDGWLEEHRKKMSCTQQEDEEEHQVLMAALLSRIKEEFKENVYGFSTDAIVKATCLAIFVAATDTTTATLTWGLALLVSNPVVLKKAQEEIEKHVGRDRMVEESDLKNLVYLQAIIKETMRLYPAVPLSVPHESTQDCIVGGYTVDKGTRLLVNIWRIQHDPEIWEDPFEFQPERFLTSKKEIDVKGQHFELIPFGSGRRICLGISFALKAMQMILANVIHAYNFHNPLSEKIDMTESFGLTNHKATPLELFVAPRFLTDFYRVSP